The following are encoded in a window of Oncorhynchus masou masou isolate Uvic2021 chromosome 17, UVic_Omas_1.1, whole genome shotgun sequence genomic DNA:
- the LOC135558124 gene encoding phakinin-like, protein MPLPRRRSSFLNQPAAKERPGSANTRVGTAGITNAPRGVFVGTAPAGIASSMGTRVSRRALGISSVFLQGLRCTAVPVMPHGVGTSGRQYPGGAESLNSCLMEYRDKVHALEQLNQQLEEQIKHCLDRKVSSAGAWGPLRQDWEDVYRHVSESILANARLMLQTENVQANAEDFKDRYENEQPFRKAMEEEISSLYKVIDDANLTKSDLESQMDSMRAELRDLACNHEEDVRVLYKQMAGGEMDELDAPIETNLDQILAYIRSHWERVIEKNRAETDAYLECKQAESVGSKLSREEEELESLKTECNDAGCKIQSLQAQTESIRALKRGLENSLNDARHWHDIELQNLGSVIGKLESELGDVHGDVEQQRHDYETLLGNKMRLELEIGTYHGILDGEESRYHPSMCAGASEPRGNKLPFLPIQSPMAAQPSKAPTHLVPSGRTFGE, encoded by the exons ATGCCTCTGCCGAGACGTCGATCCTCCTTCCTGAACCAACCTGCCGCCAAGGAGCGCCCAGGTAGTGCCAACACCAGGGTTGGCACCGCAGGCATCACCAATGCCCCCCGGGGAGTCTTTGTGGGGACGGCCCCCGCGGGCATCGCCTCCAGCATGGGCACGCGCGTGTCACGACGAGCCCTGGGCATCAGCAGTGTGTTCCTGCAGGGGCTGAGGTGCACGGCCGTGCCTGTGATGCCCCACGGGGTCGGGACCAGTGGCAGGCAGTACCCTGGGGGCGCCGAGAGCCTCAACAGCTGCCTGATGGAGTACAGGGACAAGGTGCACGCCCTGGAGCAGCTCAACCAGCAGCTGGAGGAGCAGATCAAGCACTGCCTGGATCGTAAGGTGTCCAGCGCTGGAGCCTGGGGTCCCCTCAGACAAGACTGGGAGGATGTTTACAGACAT GTTAGTGAGTCCATCCTTGCCAATGCCAGGCTAATGCTGCAGACAGAGAATGTGCAGGCCAACGCTGAGGACTTCAAGGACCG GTATGAGAATGAACAGCCGTTCAGGAAGGCAATGGAGGAAGAGATCAGCTCTCTGTACAAGGTGATTGACGACGCCAACCTGACCAAGTCGGACCTGGAGAGCCAGATGGACAGCATGAGGGCTGAGCTTCGGGACTTGGCCTgtaaccacgaggag GACGTGAGGGTGCTCTACAAGCAGATGGCAGGTGGCGAGATGGACGAGCTGGACGCTCCCATTGAGACCAATCTGGACCAGATACTGGCCTACATTCGCTCCCACTGGGAAAGAGTCATCGAGAAGAACCGTGCCGAGACCGACGCCTATCTGGAATGCAAG CAGGCGGAGAGTGTGGGCAGTAAACTGAGCCgtgaggaggaggagctggagagTCTGAAGACAGAGTGTAACGATGCTGGCTGTAAGATCCAGAGTCTGCAGGCCCAAACTGAGTCTATCAGAGCACTG AAGCGAGGTCTGGAGAACTCCCTGAACGACGCCAGGCATTGGCACGACATCGAGCTGCAGAACCTGGGATCCGTCATCGGCAAGCTGGAGTCGGAGCTGGGTGACGTCCACGGCGACGTCGAACAACAGCGTCACGACTATGAGACGTTGCTGGGAAACAAAATGCGTCTGGAGCTGGAAATCGGCACCTACCACGGCATCTTGGACGGGGAGGAGAGCCGCTACCACCCCTCCAT GTGCGCAGGTGCATCAGAGCCGAGGGGAAACAAACTCCCCTTCCTCCCCATTCAGAGCCCTATGGCAGCCCAGCCCTCCAAG GCTCCAACACATCTAGTCCCTAGTGGAAGGACATTTGGGGAATAA